Proteins encoded together in one Hymenobacter monticola window:
- the mscL gene encoding large conductance mechanosensitive channel protein MscL gives MGFVSEFKEFISKGNVLDLAVGVIIGSAFGKIVTSLTDDIIMPVLSVFTSGINFNEKFFTLDGKHYDTLKAAQDAKAATIAYGNFINAVIYFLIIAFVIFWVVKAANSIKKKPVEVTAAPATPPPPTTDQQLLMEIRDALRTGRV, from the coding sequence ATGGGCTTCGTCTCCGAATTCAAAGAATTTATCTCCAAGGGCAACGTGCTCGACCTCGCGGTCGGTGTCATCATCGGCAGCGCGTTCGGCAAAATCGTGACCTCGCTCACCGACGACATCATCATGCCCGTGCTGAGCGTCTTCACCAGCGGCATCAACTTCAACGAGAAGTTCTTCACCCTTGACGGCAAGCACTACGACACCCTGAAAGCCGCCCAGGATGCCAAAGCCGCTACCATTGCCTACGGCAACTTTATCAACGCTGTCATTTATTTCCTCATCATTGCCTTCGTTATCTTTTGGGTCGTGAAGGCCGCCAACAGCATCAAGAAGAAGCCGGTGGAAGTGACGGCCGCGCCCGCCACCCCGCCGCCCCCCACCACCGACCAGCAACTGCTCATGGAAATCCGTGACGCCCTGCGCACCGGCCGCGTTTAA
- a CDS encoding oligosaccharide flippase family protein, whose product MSVAKRLASQTAVYGVSSIVGRVLTYLLVPFYTAAFAAAEYGVVTGLYAYVSFLNVVFTYGMETTYFRFANRPGTDRKDLYDRVLSLLLLSTAGLTVLLMLLARPLLALLEIPPGHDEYAYWVALILGLDALTAIPFARLRLENKARKFAGIKLAGIVVNVALNLFFIVLCPAVMSGKWLPALQPLVARVYDPTTGVGYVFLSNLVASGLTLLLLGRELLDFRFRLNLDFLKPLLAYAFPLMLMGLAGMVNETLDRILLPKWLPDNFYPGQSSLTAVGIYGACYKLSIFMQLVIQAFRYAAEPFFFSQSTEKNSPATFALILKWFTLCCAVIFVGISLNVEDIAGQFLKRPEYLQGIAVVPVLLLANLFLGVYYNLSVWFKLTDKTYFGTYIGAGGAVLTIVLNFLLIPVLGYMGSALATLACYFMMAILCWRLGERHFPVPYPALRLGLWLLFAVGLVALGWFISPQGWWARHAWHAGLTALFLAALYLVERPQRARATNAT is encoded by the coding sequence ATGAGTGTAGCGAAAAGACTGGCCTCGCAAACGGCGGTGTATGGCGTGAGCAGCATTGTGGGCCGGGTGCTCACCTATCTGCTGGTGCCGTTTTACACGGCGGCGTTTGCGGCGGCCGAATACGGGGTGGTGACGGGGCTGTACGCCTACGTGTCGTTTCTGAACGTGGTGTTTACCTACGGCATGGAAACCACGTATTTCCGCTTCGCCAACCGCCCGGGCACCGACCGCAAGGACCTGTACGACCGGGTGCTAAGCCTGCTGCTGCTGAGCACGGCAGGCCTCACGGTGCTGCTGATGCTGCTGGCGCGGCCGCTGCTGGCGCTGCTGGAGATTCCGCCGGGGCACGATGAATACGCTTATTGGGTGGCGCTGATTCTGGGGCTCGATGCGCTGACGGCCATCCCGTTTGCCCGGCTGCGTTTGGAAAACAAAGCGCGCAAGTTTGCCGGCATCAAGCTGGCCGGCATTGTGGTGAACGTGGCGTTGAACCTGTTTTTCATCGTGCTGTGCCCGGCCGTGATGAGCGGCAAGTGGCTGCCGGCCCTGCAGCCGCTGGTGGCGCGGGTGTATGACCCCACGACGGGCGTAGGCTACGTGTTTCTGAGCAACTTGGTGGCTAGCGGCCTCACGCTGCTACTGCTGGGCCGTGAGCTGCTGGACTTCCGCTTCCGGCTGAACCTGGATTTCCTGAAGCCGCTGCTGGCCTACGCCTTCCCGCTGATGCTGATGGGGCTGGCCGGCATGGTGAACGAGACGCTGGACCGCATTCTGCTGCCCAAGTGGCTGCCCGACAATTTCTACCCGGGCCAGAGCAGCCTCACGGCGGTGGGCATCTACGGTGCGTGCTACAAGCTGAGCATCTTTATGCAGCTGGTCATTCAGGCCTTCCGCTACGCAGCCGAACCGTTCTTCTTCTCGCAGAGCACGGAGAAGAACTCGCCGGCTACGTTCGCGCTCATTTTGAAGTGGTTTACGCTGTGCTGTGCAGTTATCTTCGTGGGCATCAGCCTGAATGTAGAAGACATTGCCGGGCAATTTCTGAAGCGTCCGGAGTACCTGCAGGGCATTGCCGTGGTGCCGGTGCTGTTGCTGGCTAACCTGTTTCTGGGCGTGTATTACAATCTGTCGGTGTGGTTTAAACTCACGGATAAAACTTACTTCGGCACCTACATCGGCGCGGGTGGCGCGGTGCTCACCATCGTGCTCAACTTCCTGCTGATTCCGGTGCTGGGCTACATGGGTTCGGCCCTGGCCACACTGGCCTGCTACTTTATGATGGCCATATTGTGCTGGCGGTTGGGCGAGCGGCATTTCCCGGTGCCGTATCCGGCGTTGCGGCTGGGGCTGTGGCTGCTGTTTGCCGTGGGGCTGGTGGCGCTGGGCTGGTTCATCTCCCCGCAGGGGTGGTGGGCGCGCCACGCCTGGCACGCGGGCCTAACGGCGCTATTCTTGGCCGCGCTGTACCTGGTAGAGCGGCCGCAACGGGCGCGGGCAACCAATGCCACCTAA
- the infB gene encoding translation initiation factor IF-2, translating into MAEATPKRLQQAAKDLNIGMDRVVEALAKKGIQVENKPTTKLTGEQVASLEKEFAASAHDRQEAQKVIQAKRQSDLEAAPKPAPAPAPRPAPVATPAPAPKPAAPVAPVAAAPAAAPAAPAPAPTPAAQAPASAPGLKVLGKIELDSKGRVVPPRPAAAPVPAAAAPAAPVPAPAALKGETPAPATPKVEAPAPAPAAPVAPQPVAKAEPAPAPQPAAPSPAPAPAAPVAAAPAAPAAAAPAPAETPAAPEDTSTIVAKSDTLKGLTVLGKIDLSSINNDRRGPGGRGPRPIASSDVSKRGLPAGPGQKKRTRLPGPPGSTTSPPSPGYQGNRPAGGQGGQGSGYQGNRPGGGQGGNRPGGPGQRPGQSAPRPNAPALTPEQAEKQIQEQIKATLAKLGGNKATGQANRAKYRRDKRSMLAEDREALRAQNELDAKTLKLTEFISANDLASLMDVNVNEVIKVCLGMGMFVSINQRLDAEAITVIADEFGFDVEFLSAEEEEIDVDAGDAEEDLRPRAPIVTIMGHVDHGKTSLLDYIRDASVAKGEAGGITQHIGAYEVKTKSGQPITFLDTPGHEAFTAMRARGAKVTDIAIIVVAADDSVMPQTKEAINHAQAAGVPIIIALNKIDKPAANPEKIREELSQINILVEEWGGKYQSQEVSAKSGIGIDDLLEKVLLEAELLDLKANPDRGAIGTVIEASLDKGRGYVTTVLVQTGTLNVGDVILAGPHFGRVKAMTDHRGKKMKTAPPATPVQVLGLTGAPQAGDRLQVMETEREAREIATQRLQLAREQTIRTKKHITLDEIGRRLAIGSFKELNILVKGDVDGSVEALSDSLLKLSTPEVKVNILSKGVGAISESDVLLASASDAIIIGFQVRPSQSARKLAENEQIDIRLYSIIYNAINEVKDAMEGMLAPTVQEVVVANAEVRQVFNITKVGTIAGCMMTEGTMTRKTKVRVVRDGIVLHTGDIQDLKRFKDDVSEVRQGYECGISIKGFNELQEGDNIEGFEEKEIKRTL; encoded by the coding sequence ATGGCGGAAGCAACCCCGAAACGGCTACAACAGGCGGCCAAAGACCTGAACATTGGTATGGACAGGGTGGTCGAGGCCCTGGCCAAAAAAGGCATACAAGTTGAGAACAAGCCCACCACCAAACTGACTGGTGAGCAAGTTGCTTCGCTTGAGAAAGAATTCGCTGCGTCTGCCCACGACCGGCAGGAGGCGCAGAAAGTCATTCAGGCCAAGCGCCAGAGCGACCTCGAAGCGGCCCCCAAGCCAGCGCCCGCGCCGGCCCCGCGCCCGGCTCCGGTGGCCACCCCGGCCCCCGCACCCAAGCCGGCTGCGCCCGTTGCTCCGGTAGCTGCTGCTCCGGCGGCCGCTCCCGCTGCGCCTGCACCAGCCCCCACGCCGGCTGCCCAAGCTCCTGCTTCGGCGCCCGGCCTGAAAGTGCTGGGTAAAATCGAGCTGGACAGCAAAGGCCGTGTGGTGCCGCCCCGGCCCGCTGCCGCCCCGGTTCCGGCCGCCGCTGCCCCGGCCGCTCCGGTTCCTGCCCCCGCTGCTCTAAAGGGTGAAACGCCCGCACCCGCTACGCCCAAAGTGGAAGCACCTGCTCCCGCTCCGGCTGCTCCGGTAGCGCCGCAGCCGGTTGCAAAAGCCGAACCCGCTCCGGCTCCTCAGCCCGCAGCTCCGTCACCGGCGCCTGCCCCGGCTGCTCCAGTAGCTGCTGCGCCCGCCGCGCCCGCTGCTGCGGCACCTGCCCCGGCCGAAACGCCTGCAGCACCGGAAGACACCAGCACCATTGTGGCCAAGTCGGACACGCTGAAAGGCCTCACGGTACTCGGCAAAATCGACTTGTCTTCTATTAATAATGACCGGCGCGGACCGGGTGGCCGTGGCCCCCGCCCCATTGCATCGTCGGACGTGAGCAAGCGTGGCTTGCCCGCCGGCCCCGGCCAGAAGAAGCGCACGCGCCTGCCCGGCCCTCCCGGCAGCACCACGTCACCACCCAGCCCTGGTTACCAGGGCAACCGTCCGGCCGGTGGTCAGGGCGGCCAGGGTAGTGGCTACCAGGGCAACCGCCCCGGTGGTGGCCAGGGCGGCAACCGTCCCGGCGGCCCCGGTCAGCGCCCCGGTCAGTCGGCGCCGCGTCCGAATGCGCCCGCTCTCACGCCGGAACAAGCTGAAAAGCAAATTCAGGAGCAGATTAAGGCCACGCTGGCTAAGCTCGGCGGCAACAAAGCCACCGGCCAGGCCAACCGCGCCAAGTATCGCCGCGACAAGCGCAGCATGCTTGCAGAGGACCGCGAGGCCCTGCGCGCACAGAACGAGCTCGACGCCAAGACCCTCAAGCTCACCGAATTCATCTCGGCCAATGACCTGGCCTCGCTGATGGACGTGAATGTGAACGAGGTAATCAAGGTGTGCCTGGGCATGGGCATGTTCGTGTCCATCAACCAGCGCCTCGACGCCGAAGCTATTACCGTGATTGCCGACGAATTCGGCTTTGACGTGGAGTTCCTATCGGCCGAGGAAGAGGAAATCGATGTAGACGCCGGCGATGCCGAAGAGGACCTGCGTCCGCGCGCTCCCATCGTGACCATCATGGGCCACGTCGACCATGGCAAAACGTCGCTGCTTGACTACATCCGCGACGCGAGTGTGGCTAAGGGCGAAGCCGGCGGCATCACGCAGCACATTGGTGCCTACGAGGTGAAAACCAAGTCGGGCCAGCCCATCACTTTTCTCGATACGCCTGGTCACGAAGCCTTTACGGCCATGCGTGCCCGTGGTGCCAAGGTGACGGACATCGCCATCATCGTGGTAGCGGCCGACGACTCGGTGATGCCGCAGACCAAGGAAGCCATCAACCACGCGCAAGCTGCTGGGGTACCGATTATCATCGCCCTCAACAAGATTGACAAGCCGGCCGCCAACCCCGAGAAAATCCGCGAGGAGCTTTCCCAGATTAACATTTTGGTGGAAGAATGGGGCGGCAAATACCAGAGCCAGGAGGTTTCGGCCAAATCGGGCATTGGTATTGATGACCTGCTCGAGAAGGTGCTGCTCGAAGCCGAATTACTCGACCTGAAAGCCAACCCCGACCGCGGCGCTATCGGCACCGTAATCGAAGCCTCGCTGGACAAAGGCCGTGGCTACGTGACTACCGTACTGGTGCAAACCGGTACGCTGAACGTGGGCGACGTGATTCTGGCCGGCCCGCACTTCGGCCGCGTGAAGGCCATGACCGACCACCGCGGCAAGAAGATGAAGACCGCGCCGCCCGCTACGCCGGTGCAGGTGCTTGGCCTGACCGGTGCCCCGCAGGCCGGTGACCGTCTCCAGGTGATGGAGACGGAGCGCGAAGCCCGCGAAATCGCCACGCAGCGCCTGCAGCTGGCCCGCGAGCAAACCATCCGGACCAAGAAGCACATCACGCTGGACGAAATCGGTCGCCGCTTGGCCATCGGTTCGTTTAAGGAACTCAACATCTTGGTGAAGGGCGACGTGGACGGCTCGGTGGAAGCACTCTCCGACTCGCTGCTCAAACTGAGCACGCCGGAAGTGAAGGTGAATATCCTCTCGAAAGGGGTGGGCGCCATTTCGGAAAGCGACGTGCTGCTGGCTTCGGCTTCCGACGCCATTATCATCGGCTTCCAGGTGCGTCCCTCGCAGAGCGCCCGTAAGCTGGCTGAGAACGAGCAGATTGACATTCGCCTGTACTCCATCATTTACAACGCCATCAATGAGGTGAAAGATGCCATGGAAGGCATGCTGGCCCCGACGGTGCAGGAAGTGGTAGTGGCTAACGCCGAGGTACGTCAGGTATTCAACATCACCAAAGTGGGCACCATTGCCGGCTGTATGATGACGGAAGGCACCATGACCCGCAAAACCAAGGTGCGCGTGGTGCGCGACGGCATCGTGCTGCACACCGGCGACATTCAGGACCTCAAGCGTTTCAAAGACGACGTGAGCGAAGTGCGCCAGGGCTACGAGTGCGGTATATCCATCAAAGGCTTCAACGAGCTGCAGGAAGGCGACAACATCGAAGGCTTCGAAGAAAAGGAAATCAAGCGCACGCTGTAA
- a CDS encoding enoyl-CoA hydratase/isomerase family protein gives MSASFENLLYDLDAASGILTLTINRPSKLNALNAATIADIDAAVQQALNDVAVRGIILTGSGDKAFVAGADIAELAALTPAQAARASERGQEAFCRIEESTKPVVAAVNGFALGGGCELAMACHMRVASDNARFGQPEVNLGLLPGYGGTQRLPQLIGKGKAIELLLTADMVKADEALRLGLVNHVVAPAELLPFCQQLLTKILGKAPLAVGMTLECVNAHYAKGTDGYKAEAEAFGRAFDSEDFKEGTTAFVEKRAAVFTGK, from the coding sequence ATGTCTGCTTCGTTCGAAAACCTGCTTTACGACCTCGACGCCGCCAGCGGCATCCTCACCCTCACTATCAACCGCCCCAGCAAGCTCAATGCGCTGAACGCGGCCACCATTGCCGACATCGACGCGGCCGTGCAGCAGGCGCTGAACGATGTGGCCGTGCGCGGCATCATTCTGACCGGAAGCGGCGACAAGGCCTTCGTGGCTGGGGCCGACATTGCCGAGCTGGCGGCCCTCACGCCCGCGCAGGCGGCCCGCGCCTCGGAGCGGGGCCAGGAGGCGTTCTGCCGCATCGAGGAAAGCACCAAGCCGGTGGTGGCGGCCGTGAACGGCTTCGCGCTGGGTGGCGGCTGCGAGCTGGCCATGGCCTGCCACATGCGCGTGGCTTCGGACAACGCCCGCTTCGGCCAGCCCGAGGTGAACCTGGGCTTGCTGCCTGGCTACGGTGGCACGCAGCGCCTGCCCCAGCTCATCGGCAAGGGCAAGGCCATTGAGTTGCTGCTGACGGCCGATATGGTGAAGGCCGACGAGGCCCTGCGCCTCGGCCTGGTGAACCACGTGGTGGCGCCGGCCGAGCTGCTGCCCTTCTGCCAGCAGCTGCTGACCAAAATTCTGGGCAAGGCCCCGCTGGCCGTGGGTATGACGCTGGAATGCGTGAACGCGCACTACGCCAAAGGCACCGACGGCTACAAGGCCGAAGCCGAGGCGTTCGGCCGGGCCTTCGACAGCGAGGATTTCAAGGAGGGCACCACGGCGTTTGTAGAAAAGCGCGCGGCGGTGTTCACTGGTAAATAG